In Chromobacterium rhizoryzae, one genomic interval encodes:
- a CDS encoding ATP-binding protein, with product MRARSFLLSCLLPAFCLSGLSHAGFKPAERAWLAKHPVVRYAIDPHGWPIEYMEDGEHRGLTQAYLNRISEISGLRFELVPVANRQQAVDMMLSGRIDLLTALSSGLIPPEVGRRIRFSDPYFSGSTVLVTQPDKPIVFNTSKLANKTIAVESGDPYEYFLRENFPAVDIVATPTPLAALDAVADGKAYAAVGLDAVMQSVIRRRYYGSLRIAGSVSEMPRLVSMAVNKDQPQLLSIINGSLARLTADDTQHMLEDWLQTTDYGAPSWRSIARYYALELSGVGLVLLLLLLFAQRAHAARRAAQRSEAEKSTFLAVMSHEIRTPMNAVLASVELLRQAELPPRERELAALANASAVNLLELLDNVLDVSKLNARRLRLEPLATDAAALSSGVAAIYRACAEKKGLELRLELLGLCGRLLVLDPVRLRQILSNLLSNAVKFTRQGEVCLRLELQEIEEERALLCVQVSDTGIGIAPEQQARLFHEYAQADHTQQRYGGTGLGLLICRQLVELMSGRIALDSQPEQGTTVTLWLPVRHAPAEPAAAAEPDVASPPAALKEACDPILVVEDQPANRFIIAQQLLQLGYRAVTADNGAAALGLLDQGQRFAMALLDCNLPGISGYQLALRLRRHPALQWQPYLPIIAISATTGIEHQQRCLDSGIDSCLTKPLRLAQLEQIMTLWLDHRPGPAPAAPVPPNGELTQLLSHSCDADAAALRQALQARDWPQAEHYAHRLHGVALSAGLPRLPALAADMQTALRQPQPDAARLQDLLQALEAALPQAEPSGD from the coding sequence ATGCGCGCGCGCTCCTTTCTGCTCTCCTGTCTACTGCCGGCCTTCTGCCTGTCCGGTCTGAGCCACGCCGGCTTCAAGCCGGCGGAACGCGCCTGGCTGGCCAAGCACCCGGTGGTGCGCTACGCGATAGACCCCCACGGCTGGCCTATCGAATACATGGAGGACGGCGAGCACCGCGGCCTGACCCAGGCTTATCTGAACCGCATTTCCGAGATCAGCGGCCTGCGCTTCGAGCTGGTGCCGGTGGCCAACCGCCAACAGGCGGTGGACATGATGCTGAGCGGCCGCATCGATCTGCTCACCGCGCTGTCCTCCGGCCTGATTCCGCCGGAGGTGGGCCGGCGCATCCGCTTCAGCGACCCCTATTTTTCCGGCAGCACCGTGCTGGTCACCCAGCCGGACAAGCCCATCGTGTTCAACACCTCCAAGCTGGCCAACAAGACCATCGCGGTGGAAAGCGGCGACCCTTACGAATACTTCCTGCGCGAAAACTTTCCCGCGGTGGACATCGTGGCCACGCCCACGCCGCTGGCGGCGCTGGACGCGGTGGCGGACGGCAAGGCCTACGCCGCGGTGGGGCTGGACGCGGTGATGCAGTCCGTGATCCGCCGCCGTTATTACGGCTCGCTGCGCATCGCCGGCAGCGTCAGCGAAATGCCCAGACTGGTGTCGATGGCGGTGAACAAGGACCAGCCGCAACTGCTGTCCATCATCAACGGCTCGCTGGCGCGGCTGACCGCGGACGACACCCAGCACATGCTGGAAGACTGGTTGCAGACCACCGACTACGGCGCGCCGTCCTGGCGCTCCATCGCCCGTTATTACGCGCTGGAGCTGTCCGGCGTCGGCCTGGTCCTGCTCTTGCTGCTGCTGTTCGCCCAGCGCGCCCACGCCGCGCGCCGCGCCGCCCAGCGCAGCGAGGCGGAGAAATCCACCTTTCTGGCGGTGATGAGCCATGAAATCCGCACGCCGATGAACGCGGTGCTGGCCTCGGTGGAGCTGCTGCGCCAGGCCGAGCTGCCGCCGCGCGAACGCGAGCTGGCGGCGCTGGCCAACGCCTCGGCGGTGAATTTGCTGGAGCTGCTGGACAATGTGCTGGACGTGTCCAAGCTCAACGCCAGGCGGCTGCGGCTGGAGCCGCTGGCCACCGACGCGGCGGCGCTGTCCAGCGGCGTGGCGGCGATCTACCGCGCCTGCGCGGAAAAGAAAGGGCTGGAACTGCGGCTGGAGCTGCTTGGCCTGTGCGGCCGCCTGCTGGTGCTGGACCCGGTGCGCCTGCGCCAGATCCTGAGCAATCTGCTCAGCAACGCGGTCAAGTTCACCCGCCAGGGCGAGGTGTGTCTGCGATTGGAACTACAGGAAATAGAGGAAGAGCGGGCGCTGCTCTGCGTCCAGGTCAGCGACACCGGCATCGGCATCGCGCCGGAACAGCAGGCCCGCTTGTTTCACGAATACGCGCAGGCGGACCATACCCAGCAACGCTACGGCGGCACCGGGCTGGGCTTGTTGATCTGCCGGCAACTGGTGGAGCTGATGTCCGGCCGCATCGCGCTGGACAGCCAGCCGGAACAAGGCACCACGGTGACCTTGTGGCTGCCGGTGCGCCATGCGCCGGCCGAGCCGGCAGCGGCCGCCGAGCCGGACGTCGCCAGCCCGCCGGCCGCCCTCAAGGAAGCCTGCGACCCCATCCTGGTGGTGGAGGACCAGCCGGCCAATCGCTTCATCATCGCCCAGCAGTTGCTGCAACTGGGCTACCGCGCGGTGACGGCGGACAACGGCGCCGCCGCGCTGGGCTTGCTGGATCAGGGCCAGCGCTTCGCCATGGCGCTGCTGGACTGCAATCTGCCCGGCATCAGCGGCTATCAACTGGCGCTGCGGCTACGCCGCCACCCGGCCTTGCAGTGGCAGCCCTATCTGCCCATCATCGCCATCTCGGCCACCACCGGCATAGAACACCAGCAGCGTTGCCTGGACAGCGGCATCGACAGCTGCCTGACCAAGCCCTTGCGGCTGGCCCAGCTGGAACAGATCATGACGCTGTGGCTGGATCACCGCCCCGGCCCGGCGCCGGCCGCGCCGGTCCCGCCCAACGGCGAGCTGACGCAGTTGCTAAGCCACAGCTGCGACGCCGACGCCGCCGCCTTGCGCCAGGCCTTGCAGGCGCGGGACTGGCCGCAGGCGGAACACTACGCGCACCGCCTGCACGGCGTGGCGCTCAGCGCCGGCCTGCCGCGCCTGCCGGCGCTGGCGGCGGACATGCAGACCGCGCTGCGCCAGCCGCAGCCGGACGCCGCCCGGCTGCAAGACCTGCTTCAGGCGCTGGAGGCGGCGCTGCCGCAAGCGGAGCCGAGCGGCGACTGA
- a CDS encoding response regulator transcription factor: MPDAKSLRSQPIQITLLDDHLMVLNSLAGLLADETDLNVTGQFTSSAPLIQHLKQHDGVDVVVTDYALSPGDIDGFSLIRGLRRRFARVRILVMSAYYTPATVALALRCGAHGFIGKEQSLDELVAAIRLLADGHSYLSPDMSAALNESCANLPAPQKAMLRSLLDHPELSPREREVLRCCLDGMTVSDIAVKFSRSIKTISNQKQSALKKLGLRSDNELFQLQSRLASH, from the coding sequence ATGCCTGATGCCAAATCATTGCGGAGCCAGCCGATACAGATCACCTTGCTGGACGATCACCTGATGGTGCTGAACAGCCTGGCCGGCCTCCTGGCCGATGAAACCGACTTGAACGTAACCGGACAGTTCACCAGCAGCGCGCCGCTGATTCAGCATCTGAAGCAGCACGACGGCGTCGACGTCGTGGTCACCGACTACGCGCTCAGCCCCGGCGACATCGACGGCTTCAGCCTGATCCGCGGCCTGCGCCGGCGCTTCGCCCGCGTGCGCATCCTGGTGATGTCGGCCTATTACACCCCGGCCACGGTGGCGCTGGCGCTGCGCTGCGGCGCTCACGGCTTCATCGGCAAGGAGCAGAGCCTGGACGAACTGGTGGCCGCCATCCGCCTGCTGGCCGACGGCCACAGCTATCTGAGCCCGGACATGAGCGCCGCGCTGAACGAAAGCTGCGCCAACCTGCCGGCACCGCAAAAAGCCATGTTGCGCAGCTTGCTGGACCATCCGGAACTGTCCCCGCGCGAACGCGAGGTGCTGCGCTGCTGCCTGGACGGCATGACGGTCAGCGACATCGCCGTCAAGTTCTCGCGCAGCATCAAGACCATCAGCAATCAGAAGCAGTCCGCGCTGAAAAAGCTGGGCCTGCGCAGCGACAACGAGCTGTTCCAGCTGCAAAGCCGGCTGGCCAGCCACTGA
- a CDS encoding zinc-binding alcohol dehydrogenase family protein, with translation MKAVAYYQNLPIDHPESLQDVQLPEPAIGEHDLLVEVKAVSVNPVDTKVRAGAAPEAGQPKVLGWDAAGVVRAVGDKVSLFQPGDKVWYAGALHRPGANSELHAVDERIVGRMPRSLDFEQAAALPLTAITAWELLFDRLQVLDNRAPSGRSLLVVGAAGGVGSILVQLARQLTGLTVIATASRPETQAWVKELGAHHVIDHRLPLSEELKRIGYPSVDYVASLNQTDAHFKEIAAAIAPQGKLALIDDPAALDVRELKRKSVSLHWEFMYTRSLFGTDDQIEQHRLLNRLAELVDAGLIRSTVAERFGRVDAANLKRAHALLESNRAKGKIVLSGF, from the coding sequence ATGAAAGCCGTCGCCTATTACCAGAATCTGCCGATCGACCACCCGGAATCGCTGCAGGACGTGCAGCTGCCCGAGCCCGCCATCGGCGAGCACGACCTGTTGGTGGAGGTCAAAGCCGTTTCAGTGAACCCGGTGGACACCAAGGTGCGCGCCGGCGCGGCGCCGGAAGCCGGCCAGCCCAAGGTGCTGGGCTGGGACGCCGCCGGCGTGGTGCGCGCGGTGGGCGACAAGGTCAGCCTGTTCCAACCCGGCGACAAGGTGTGGTACGCCGGCGCGCTGCACCGCCCCGGCGCCAATAGCGAATTGCACGCGGTGGACGAGCGCATCGTCGGCCGCATGCCGCGCAGCCTGGACTTCGAACAGGCCGCCGCCCTGCCGCTGACCGCCATCACCGCCTGGGAACTGTTGTTCGACCGGCTGCAAGTGCTGGACAACCGCGCGCCCAGCGGCCGGAGCCTGCTGGTGGTGGGCGCGGCCGGCGGCGTCGGCTCCATCCTGGTGCAGCTAGCGCGCCAGCTGACCGGCCTGACCGTGATCGCCACCGCCTCGCGGCCGGAAACCCAGGCCTGGGTCAAGGAGCTGGGCGCTCATCATGTGATCGACCACCGCCTCCCGCTGAGCGAGGAGCTCAAGCGCATCGGCTACCCCAGCGTCGATTACGTGGCCAGCCTGAACCAGACCGACGCCCACTTCAAGGAGATCGCCGCCGCCATCGCGCCGCAGGGCAAGCTGGCGCTGATCGACGATCCGGCGGCCCTGGACGTGCGCGAGCTGAAGCGCAAGAGCGTGTCGCTGCACTGGGAGTTCATGTACACCCGTTCGCTGTTCGGCACCGATGATCAGATTGAGCAGCACCGCCTGCTGAACCGGCTGGCCGAGCTGGTGGACGCCGGCCTGATCCGCAGCACGGTGGCCGAGCGCTTCGGCCGCGTCGACGCCGCCAATCTGAAACGCGCCCACGCCTTGCTGGAGAGCAACCGGGCCAAGGGCAAGATCGTGCTCTCGGGTTTCTAA
- the sctA gene encoding type III secretion system needle tip protein SctA gives MNGIQTTSSLPLTLPQTTETPAAAPRADTGGVAVETRAAAPQGPELSALNTAQNKADALRQANEAARRTVEGQTTYESKLADQRWQAAIAGGEQPAAERLNFQRGALTRAQDQARDMQTLNTQQLKSSLGALAQSGYVMSAEQKSTLQADIADVFADAPPTAREFAAPMLYTAPGAAKDMISDRELWEMISKAIGDIKDGYLGVYENVVAQYTEFYKAFSDILSQMANWIKPGGDGNKVKLDVDALKAALQKLKSDFSLPKKAAVLFPSQDKSADPIKGGSEEDARKWAKEMGLPDSCVQKSADGKWVVVIDMTPVDTMIRDVGALGSGSAVEMDNAKFQAWQSGFKAQEENLKNTLQTLTQKYSNANSLYDNLVKVLSSTISSCTETAKSFLQG, from the coding sequence ATGAACGGCATTCAAACCACATCCTCCTTGCCGCTGACGCTGCCGCAAACGACGGAAACCCCGGCCGCCGCGCCGCGAGCCGATACCGGCGGCGTCGCCGTTGAAACCCGCGCCGCCGCGCCGCAAGGGCCGGAGCTGTCCGCGCTCAATACCGCTCAGAACAAGGCCGACGCGTTGCGCCAGGCCAACGAGGCCGCCCGCCGCACCGTCGAAGGGCAGACCACCTATGAAAGCAAGCTGGCGGACCAGCGCTGGCAGGCGGCGATTGCCGGCGGCGAGCAGCCGGCGGCCGAGCGGCTTAATTTCCAGCGCGGCGCGTTGACGCGGGCGCAGGACCAGGCCCGCGACATGCAGACGCTGAATACTCAGCAACTCAAAAGCAGTCTGGGCGCTTTGGCGCAAAGCGGCTATGTGATGTCCGCCGAGCAAAAGTCGACGCTGCAGGCGGATATCGCCGACGTGTTCGCCGACGCTCCGCCCACAGCGCGGGAATTTGCCGCGCCGATGTTGTACACGGCGCCGGGCGCGGCCAAGGACATGATTTCCGACCGCGAACTGTGGGAAATGATCAGCAAGGCCATCGGCGACATCAAGGACGGCTATCTGGGCGTGTACGAAAACGTGGTGGCCCAGTACACCGAGTTCTACAAGGCGTTCAGCGACATCCTGTCGCAGATGGCGAACTGGATCAAACCCGGCGGCGACGGCAACAAGGTCAAGCTGGACGTCGATGCGCTCAAGGCCGCGCTGCAGAAGCTGAAATCGGATTTCTCCCTGCCCAAGAAAGCGGCGGTGCTTTTCCCCTCGCAGGATAAATCGGCGGATCCGATCAAGGGCGGCAGCGAAGAGGACGCCAGGAAGTGGGCCAAGGAGATGGGTTTGCCGGATTCCTGCGTCCAGAAGTCGGCGGACGGCAAATGGGTGGTGGTGATCGACATGACGCCGGTCGACACCATGATCCGCGACGTTGGCGCCTTGGGCAGTGGCTCGGCGGTGGAAATGGACAACGCCAAATTCCAGGCCTGGCAGTCCGGTTTCAAGGCGCAGGAAGAAAACCTGAAAAACACCCTGCAGACGCTGACCCAGAAATACAGCAACGCCAATTCGCTGTACGACAACCTGGTCAAGGTGCTCAGCAGTACCATCAGCAGCTGCACGGAAACCGCCAAGTCCTTCCTGCAAGGCTAA
- a CDS encoding acyl carrier protein, translating into MAISLEQQVVAVMACCLSVEESKLQPQARLVDELYADSMELLDMVLLLNDEFGIEIGVDDIVDIKTVAHVCQVVERQLAGRLAQSPLGSACGSAASSA; encoded by the coding sequence GTGGCAATCAGTCTTGAGCAACAAGTGGTGGCGGTGATGGCTTGCTGTTTATCGGTGGAGGAGTCCAAGCTGCAGCCGCAGGCGCGGCTGGTGGACGAGTTGTACGCGGACTCGATGGAGCTGCTGGACATGGTGCTCTTGCTGAACGATGAGTTCGGCATCGAGATCGGCGTCGACGACATCGTCGACATCAAGACCGTGGCCCATGTCTGCCAGGTGGTGGAGCGGCAGCTGGCGGGTCGCCTCGCTCAGTCGCCGCTCGGCTCCGCTTGCGGCAGCGCCGCCTCCAGCGCCTGA